One segment of Solanum lycopersicum chromosome 1, SLM_r2.1 DNA contains the following:
- the LOC101246372 gene encoding protein ADP-ribosyltransferase PARP3-like isoform X3 has protein sequence MQVKVHETRSQAHSTSEERKVMRKQQAESNSQETASHKKAKTDDEEEGVVHEDGIRAEFEKFCKTITEHLSVKQMREILEANGQYSKGEDDAVVPRCQDVMFYGPLDNCPICGGKLECSGDGYHCVGDYSEWSSCIYSTKEPPRREESLKLPESVESTPISDLIKKRGNPNKSRPRKEISSPKKPFDGMVVSLAGRLTRKHQYWKSKIEKFGGEVNNSITGVACVVVSPAERDRGGSSKVAEALEKGIPVVREAWLSDSIEKEEAQSLDAYDIASDIAVEGKGIPLDKMDPSAEALETVTAELKVYGKRGVHKDSKMQDEGARILEKDGLLYNCALSICNQKKKLNDFCIMQLVMSSENRLHMYLRRGRNGDSLRADDKLEEWENVDYAIKEFARLFEEMTGNEFEHWEREKKIHKKHHKFYPIDIDDGIEVRHGALGLRQLGSAAAHSKLDSVVANFMKVLCSQEIYRYALMELVHDSPEIPIGMLTNFHLRRCEEILLHFVEKIKSMKETGPEAEGVWHEFSQMWFTLMPSTRPFTFRDYTDLAEHAASAYETIRDINFASRIIEDMSGSTLDDPLFECYKKLRCSVSPLEKESDDYKMIVNYLEKTYEPVQVGDMSYGISVENIFAVEASACPSLDEIKGLPNKVLLWCGTRSSNLLRHLQKGFLPSVCSLPVSGYMFGRAIVCTDAAAEAARYGFTAVDRPESFLVLAVASLGDEIKEFPSPPEDTRALEEKKIGVKGLGRKKTNEKEHFVWKDDIKVPCGKLIPSEHKDSVLEYNEYAVYDPQQVSIRYLVAVKFDEQDVVYDTAEPEPEQ, from the exons ATGCAAGTGAAGGTTCATGAGACCCGATCTCAAGCTCACTCGACAAGCGAAGAGAGAAAGGTGATGAGGAAGCAGCAGGCAGAGAGCAACAGCCAAGAGACAGCCTCACACAAAAAAGCAAAAACTGACGACGAAGAAGAAGGCGTTGTCCACGAAGATGGAATCAGAGCCGAGTTTGAGAAATTCTGTAAAACTATAACCGAACATCTCTCCGTCAAGCAAATGCGCGAAATCCTTGAAGCAAATGGCCAGTATTCTAAAGGTGAAGATGATGCTGTTGTTCCTAGATG TCAAGACGTAATGTTCTACGGGCCTCTAGACAATTGTCCTATATGTGGTGGCAAGTTGGAATGCTCTGGCGATGGTTATCATTGCGTCGGAGATTATAGTGAGTGGTCAAGTTGTATTTACAGCACGAAGGAACCACCAAGAAGAGAAGAGTCTCTCAAACTCCCTGAATCTGTTGAAAGTACTCCAATATCTGAT CTGATCAAGAAACGTGGAAATCCTAACAAGAGTCGCCCCCGAAAGGAAATATCTTCCCCAAAGAAGCCATTTGATGGAATGGTGGTATCTCTAGCTGGTCGTCTTACTCGAAAACAC CAATACTGGAAATCGAAAATCGAGAAATTTGGTGGAGAAGTGAACAACTCTATCACTG GGGTTGCTTGTGTAGTAGTTTCTCCCGCTGAACGTGATCGTGGTGGCTCATCCAAAGTAGCTGAAGCTTT GGAGAAGGGTATACCAGTAGTGAGGGAGGCTTGGTTGAGTGATAgtatagaaaaagaagaagctcAGTCTTTAGATGCATACGACATCGCCAGTGACATTGCTGTAGAAGGTAAAGGTATTCCCCTTGATAAGATGGATCCAAGTGCAGAGGCACTCGAAACCGTAACAGCCGAG CTTAAAGTGTACGGAAAAAGAGGGGTACACAAAGATAGTAAGATGCAGGACGAAGGCGCAAGAATATTGGAGAAAGATGGCTTATTGTATAATTGTGCGCTGTCTATTTgcaaccaaaagaaaaaactcAACGA CTTCTGTATTATGCAACTTGTCATGTCATCGGAGAATCGTTTGCATATGTATCTTAGAAGGGGCAGAAATGGTGATAGTTTAAGAGCAGATGACAAGTTAGAGGAGTGGGAAAATGTCGATTATGCGATTAAGGAGTTTGCTAGGCTCTTTGAAGAGATGACTGGAAACGAGTTCGAACACTGGGAAAGGGAAAAGAAGATTCACAAAAAGCATCACAAGTTCTACCCTATTGATATC GATGACGGAATAGAGGTTAGGCATGGAGCGCTTGGCCTAAGGCAACTTGGTTCTGCTGCTGCACATAGTAAGCTTGATTCGGTAGTGGCAAATTTCATGAAAGTCCTTTGTAGCCAAGAGATATACAG GTATGCTTTAATGGAGCTGGTGCACGATTCACCGGAAATTCCTATAGGGATGCTTACTAATTTTCATTTGAGAAGAT GTGAAGAAATTCTCCTACACTTCGTGGAGAAGATAAAATCAATGAAGGAAACAGGACCGGAAGCAGAGGGTGTCTGGCACGAGTTCAGTCAAATGTGGTTCACTCTCATGCCATCTACGAGGCCTTTTACTTTCAGAGATTATACCGATCTCGCCGAGCAT GCTGCTTCTGCTTATGAAACTATCCGCGACATCAACTTTGCCTCGCGTATTATAGAAGACATGTCTGGATCTACGCTCGATGATCCTCTCTTTGAGTGTTACAAGAAACTCCGCTGTTCAGTTTCTCCCTTGGAGAAAGAATCTGATGACTACAAAATGATAGTGAACTACTTGGAGAAAACTTACGAGCCGGTCCAAGTTGGAGATATG AGCTACGGCATATCGGTTGAGAATATATTTGCTGTTGAAGCTAGTGCTTGCCCTTCCCTTGATGAGATCAAGGGATTACCAAACAAAGTTCTTCTCTGGTGTG GTACGAGGAGTTCAAATCTTTTGAGGCACCTGCAGAAAGGTTTCTTGCCTTCAGTTTGTTCACTTCCCGTATCGGGATACATG TTTGGAAGAGCCATTGTTTGCACGGATGCAGCAGCAGAAGCAGCAAGATATGGTTTCACAGCTGTAGATAGGCCAGAAAGTTTCTTGGTTTTAGCCGTTGCTTCACTCGGTGATGAAATTAAGGAGTTTCCGAGTCCTCCCGAG GATACTCGGGCATTGGAAGAGAAGAAAATCGGAGTAAAAGGACTTGGAAGGAAGAAAACCAACGAGAAAGAACATTTTGTCTGGAAGGATGATATTAAGGTACCATGCGGTAAGCTGATTCCATCGGAGCACAAGGATAGTGTCCTCGAGTATAACGAATATGCCGTCTATGATCCACAGCAG GTGAGTATAAGGTACTTGGTGGCGGTAAAATTCGACGAGCAGGATGTAGTATACGACACAGCTGAACCCGAACCCGAGCAATAA